Part of the Triticum aestivum cultivar Chinese Spring chromosome 4D, IWGSC CS RefSeq v2.1, whole genome shotgun sequence genome is shown below.
TTGCCTAGTTAACAAACCTCCCAAAATTAAATTTTGAGACGATCATGAATAAAACAAAAGGTGTCACTTTACAAGAAAGAGATGTGTCCAATTTAAATATTGAACTATGAGGCCAGGTCAGATTTAAACCCTGGACTATGAAGCCATTCATATATAAAACTTGAACTTATAAAATAAATTAATTTCATCCATGTCTTGATTTTAGATAGTGTTTTTTGCATTTCGGTATTGTCAAAACTTGCAAATTTGCCTCTCTAAAAGAGCTTGCAAATTCGTATCTCCCAAAAAAATTGCAAATTTGTATCTCTCTAAAAAATCTTGCAAATTCATAAATTTCCGTGAAAAAATGAAACTATGTGTGAGCTGGGGGTACAAAAAcggatgggtgttgggctgcaaataaACGCTGCGTACTTGGCTCCTGCCACGGGTGCATGCATGCAAGCATTCAATTTACTGACAATAATCGATGTGCGTGTCCTGGGGTTGGTAGGCTGCCTAGCCTCTGCATCCAATATTTGGTGGGTAGGGAAAAGCACTTTTAGTACTTCCTCCCGTCCttttgcatataagttttgtcccaAGTCAAAATAActctactttgaccaaatttataaaaaTAGTATCAATATTCACAATAGCAAATCAATATTGGTAGATTCATTACAAAATGTAGTCTTATAGTACTTCCTCCCGTCCttttgcatataagttttgtccgaagtcaaaataactctactttgaccaaatttatagaaaaaatatcaatattcacaataccaaatcaatattgttagattcattacaaaaTGTAGTTTTATAGTATATATACTTGGTGTTGTAAatattgatattttttaatataaatttggtaaAACTTttaaagtttgacttgacacaaatctaatacgcGAGTAAAAAGGACCGAAGAGAGTAACTAAGGACTATTAATCCGTAAATAAATCATGATGATAGAAGAAACAATATTAATTTCCTAATTACATCTGAATATGTGAGCACATACTAAACACAAAACTGTAAATTATATGAAACATCATGTACTAAACATATAGTAGTATAACATCTATGAATCTATGAAAACAGTAAGTACGACTAATATGTGAACCAGTTAAATAGGGGATGAATTGACATATGTCTAAGCTTGGCTCGCGTTCAACAAACACGGAGTGAGGTGGCCGGTGCGTAGAAGCGTGCGGGAACTAGTCCTtctctcaagctccaatagcatgtgggAAAAAATCACTTATAAGGAGGTCCCAACTCTTCTCCACTCCCGGGTGGCACTAAACTTCCCATCATATCATTACACCCCACATGGGCCTTTAAGATTTTTCAGGAATTATTTCATTTATGGTGCCAAGGCCCGTCTATAATTCAACAATTAAGACATAGTCGTTGGATGGGGGACAAGTGATGGACGATGGATAAGGGGTGGTGCAGTGCACCGGCCGCTCCCAATGGATTACTCAGAATAAAACATAGATGTAAAGAGCCTTACGAGATTTTTTTCGGAAATAAAGATTGTTaggagtttttttttctttctaaatcaTAATTCATATATGaaataaaaaatcatgaaaaaacaaAGAGTCTTTGTGTCATGTGCAAAACGAAAAAATGTATAAGCATGCATTTCTTGTCTTTTTGTATTGAAGGTAAGTTATCAGTTTTATTCTTTGCGGATTATCAATCAGTAACATTCCCTTCATTCAcgatattttattattattttgaacttttttttgtgaaaaagGCATCTAGATCTCTTGCAAAGGTTCATCAGAAGTATAaaacatctcaaacataataaaaattacatcgagatacTGAGACCACCAAACGACCAATACTTAAAACAACCGCCATGAGGTTTGGAGGGTGTGGTGAACTATACAAAGCAATGACAAAATATATCATCAACCAATATGATATTCTATTTCGCGGATGACGTAAATAGTCATTACTGTTTTGAAATTTTGCATACAGGTTCGTCAATTATTATTTTTGCATACAGTTCATAGCCTTCAAAACAGCAAAGCATATTTGGAGGCTGCAAATATGAGTACATTTTAAACGATTTTATGAAGTTTACCATTCAAGCCAAGCTGACTACAATAGTTCAAATATAAAATTGGCTTTTCTTGTCATCAAGATTTCCTTTTTACCTTTCTCTTGCAAAAGACAGCGCAATATATGTACCAGTACCCAACACTCTGCACAGTCGTTTCatatcgctctctctctctctccagcccGCACCTCCTTTATATAAGGGATAGGTGGCGCACTGAGAGGAATTGCACCACACCCAAGCAAGGAAAACAGCACAACACACACCAGACCAGaggaagagggaaagagagaggccAGGAGAAGGATGAGGCAGGCGAGCAGGTTCAAGAGGATGTGCGTCTTCTGCGGCAGCAGCCAGGGCAACAAGAGCAGCTACCACGACGCCGCCATCGACCTCGCCAACCAGCTCGTACGTACTCCTACTCATCAACTCATGCATCCATCTCCTCCTGATTAGCAGCACTGCACAGTTAAGCTCCTGATTCTCGATAATCGCAAAGGGGCTGTGTTCAATTGCTGAATGATTCTGCGCCCTAGCTAGAGCAAAGCGGGGAGACTTTTAGCGCACTAATTGCTGCATGATTAAGCAGCTAGCCTGTCTGTTGGTCTGCTGGGCCTTGATGATGCGATGATTAGGAAACTTGTAGTACATGCGCACCTGCTGCACATGCATGGGCGGTCTTCTCTCCGCGCTCGTTGACATTGATCTCCTTAATTTGCACAGATTAATGGCATGTGAAATTTGTTTGCATTCAGACCGCAAGTTCTttttagatagatagatagatagatagatagacacCGTGTCAAAACTACATACTGTTCTCTTCTACAGTACTACGTGAGATCGATGATCTTACTTGCCAGCAGCTCTCACTCTCAGTTCAGCACTGGTGGTGGTAGGGCAGAGCTGCTTACTCGTGTCGACTGGTAAATTAATTATATGCTCTGCTACCCAAGTTGAAGGagctttttttttagaaaaggaggatggcccccggcctctgcatctgggagatgcatacagccactttattgattattctcgaggaccttacaaagtattacaacaatgtgcctgaattcaccatcttggcaacatatgccgctactcctatccaaaatgatgaaggggtgctagctgggccactacccagaccactcacctaagccaACATCAAAAGCCGAAAGCCGAAACACATTCGGacgccccagccgagccacataccgggtctggggcacaatccggtcagacgcactcgtgtgtcgtcgccgccaacTAATCACGTGTCCGGTCTGATGGCATCCGCAAATTAAAGCACTGGATCGTCAGCTTCAGTTCTCCTCCTGTAGTATCGGCGCATGCATCACTAGGCAGTACAGCTACAGTATTGCGTACGTACGTACTAGTACACTAGTATCCCCACCGCATTCAACATGTGTAGGTTATTTCACTCACTACGTACGACAAGTCTTGTCTACTTACTAGTATTACTGTACAAGGAATTCACTCTCGATCACGTACGTACGAACTGTCGGACCGGCTTGAACGTGCGTACTTGCTGCCAGTCAGATCTCAAATGTACTTACGTTACGTACTTACGGTGTGTACGTAGCTAGGAGGTAGCTGAGCAACGTTGGGTGCAGGTGGGCGGGGGCATCGACCTGGTGTACGGTGGCGGCAGCATCGGGCTGATGGGGCTCGTCTCGCAGGCCGTCTACCACGGCGGCAGGCACGTCATCGGGTAATAAGTTGCTACTGTATAATATTACTACTACCACTGTATTTCAGCCATGTATTTGTACTAGTTCATCATAATCTTGTGTCGTCTTGGTGACTTGTTCTACTATGCGCGTGCAGGGTCATTCCCAAGACTCTCATGACCCCCGAGGTATGCACTGCACTGCTTGTCTCCTACTCAACTTATTACAGTACTAGTATTTCATCGGAACAGAAAGAAGCATGGCATGCTCATACATTCCGAGCCTCGATCATGACACTAGCACCTCACTGAATCTTTTGGAATGCCCACCTGTAGTAGTAGCTCCTACTAGCTAGACTAACTAATTAGTCTATTCGCACGAGTGTTTCCTTGTCCTAAGGCTCGTCACAACGAGAAGTATCACTATTATTCATACGATATTATTGTATGATGCTACGTTCACAATGCATAGTATCATTGTTCAGTAACATAGTAACCTCATttgttgtcatgcatgacacaCACTGATACACCATGATACAGTATCATATCATGACACATGACATGCAATCCTCTTTTTTTTTTGTCACACCAGTTAAAAATGTCTAATTGACATGTATGAAATGTATGTATGATACTCTCGTTGTGACTAGCCTGATCCTAGGAAACACAACACACCCAGAACAGAGCTAGACGTATAAAATTGAAAAAACAATGCACAGAATCACCAAACCCCACGTACGGTACGGGAGCACCCGCAGATCCAAGCCGGGCGTGAGCATAAACAACGGTCGCACGCCGCAGCTTTGCGTGCGATTGCGTGATGATTCCGTTCCCCGGCCAGAACAAACAGACAGACAAACATGTATGCATGCTTCCCTTGGAATCTAAATATCCACAGGCCGGGAGAGACATGCTCCTCGATCGGACGAACGTTCTTAAACTGAGATTTCTCTCTGTGCGTCATGCTTCGCCCCGTACAGACAGGCGTGCTAATCACTCGCTCGCTCACTGTCAGCAGCTGATCCGGGCAGGCCGgactctctctcactcactcactcCCTCACTCACTGCCCAGCTGAGCGCATTCACTAGCTTATCATGTGCACTGCGCACACAGCGCTGCTCTGCCTGGACGTGTCGGTACTCGGCGGCGTGTCAGCTCGATCGTGGATGGAGTTAACAGCGGCGCGACAACGCTCTGCTAACATGGAGTAGCTGCTGCTTACTACAGTAGGCCCAGTACCACTAACACCTCTGCAGGCTGCAATGCATGCAGTGCAACTTGCACGCCGCGCAGCATTGGctgtagtagttgttgttgtagaTGTCTGTCAGAACTCAGAACATCGTGACCACTCCCACACCCACAACCGCAGAGAACAGGAGTAATGTCGTGGACTCCCTTCTCCCGCCCGCCCGGCAACGGCAAGCAATCCAGCTTGTCCTGTTGCGTGCCGACATGCGCCATGATCATACGCACAATTAAGCTCTGCATGCATCTGCATTTTTCTGCTGCATGCTGCGTCTGCGCCAGCCAATGTATGAACCAAATCGATGGTCCTTGATTGTCTCTGTGGCAGATCGTCGGGGAGATGGTGGGAGAGGTGAGGCCGGTGGGCGACATGCACCAGCGCAAGGCCCAGATGGCCAGCCTCTCCGACGCCTTCATAGCCCTGCCCGGTACGTACGCTCGCATCATTGCCTCGTTGATTACCGCactgcattgcattgcattgcttCTTCTCAGCCTGTCGGTCGCGTCAGATATCTGGGCCCCAAATTCATGGCCTCTGTACGTAGTACTCCTAAATGCTTCTCTGACATGCTGTCTCTGTCTATTAGTCGACGGACGCAGCTTAAATCTGATGTGTTTTGCGGTTGATTAATTAAGGTGGGTACGGgacgctggaggagctgctggaggTGATCACCTGGGCGCAGCTAGGGATCCATCACAAGCCGGTCGGCCTGCTGAACGTGGAGGGGTACTACGACTCGCTGCTGACCTTCATCGACCAGGCCGTGGAGGAAGGCTTCGtcagccccgccgcccgccgcatcATCGTCTCCGCCCCCACCGCCCACCAGCTCATGGAGAAACTCGAGGTGCGTGCGCGCAACTGAAACTTAACCGCATGCAGAAATTCAGAAAACAATCTACAACCAATTTAAGTCTCTCTTGGAATATATCTGATGTGCGATCTAATACTTGTGCATTATTAATCCCCTGCCAGGAGTACGTTCCTTACTACGAAATGGTCGCGTCCGGGCTGGACTGGGAGGCGGATCGCCTAGACTTCTGACCGTCGAGCAGACGTTCGCCATTTCTGTCGGCGTGATGCATGCGGATCCAACCAACGGTGTGCTGAAGATTAGCCTAAGATAATAGCTAGTTCAGTTGTACTCGACCGGTCTTGATGGCCTATATATGGGCTTCTTCATGTTAGGGCGTGGTCAATGTGAACTTCCTGTAGCAGGTAGCTAGTGCCCAACCTTTATCTATCTCATTAATTAAGTCATCAGTATTAGTTCTAAAGATCCAGCAGCCGCGATTCACTGAAGCAGAGTGCAGTTCTTGGCAATGAATAATAATCTGTATCGGTGGAAATTAAAGTAAAAGATTATTCGATTATTTGAAGTCAGTTGTTTTTTTTTTGTTGAGAAAGCAAGTTTCAAGTTTTATGTTTGCTGAAGCTGATGTACCAAAAAAGAGAGCAACAAACCAATGAGTACTCCTTCCGAAGCCCCCATAAGGGTCACTTTGGGTGGGCTCGGAGCGTGTCACTTGGTGCCCTCTTAGCCGTCGCCACGTGTCATGCTCTATACCCTTCCTACGATTTTTTTTCTatacgcgttttcggcttttaaaTGATATTTTGGCTTTTCGGTTTTCActtggtttttctaaggttttgAAAAAATAGATCGATTTTTTCCGTGAAAAACATAGTTTTTTCCTTCCATGAGAGACACAGATTTATTTCTGTATTTGCTTTCATGAGAGGCACAATGATGCCTCTCAGAAaagaaaaaacacgttttcttcttCTGCGAGATGCACGGGTTTGCTTCTCGTGGAGACAGGGATTTACTTTCGTGAGAGGCatagtcgtgcctctcggaaaaggaaaaacacaattttattttattttccttccgCGAGGGGCACAGATtcgcttccgcaagaggcacaaccatgcctctcgaaaaaggaaaaaaaagcacTTTTTTTCCT
Proteins encoded:
- the LOC123098787 gene encoding probable cytokinin riboside 5'-monophosphate phosphoribohydrolase LOGL3; its protein translation is MRQASRFKRMCVFCGSSQGNKSSYHDAAIDLANQLVGGGIDLVYGGGSIGLMGLVSQAVYHGGRHVIGVIPKTLMTPEIVGEMVGEVRPVGDMHQRKAQMASLSDAFIALPGGYGTLEELLEVITWAQLGIHHKPVGLLNVEGYYDSLLTFIDQAVEEGFVSPAARRIIVSAPTAHQLMEKLEEYVPYYEMVASGLDWEADRLDF